A stretch of Oncorhynchus mykiss isolate Arlee chromosome 12, USDA_OmykA_1.1, whole genome shotgun sequence DNA encodes these proteins:
- the LOC118937739 gene encoding intercellular adhesion molecule 1-like, whose product MVQRPCLLFVAFPGRPTHASSLVLNPPRVVVRYGASVSVNCSTSSTDHEGMGWEDTFPHRSFEQDVNIVTWTVDNLTDWTIEPTCYITLIDSKQPSKVLPVILYKTPDSVSISVLRHSGPMVEGTQYQLQCDIQNIAPLQNLIVKWYKGNEPLDNVTYSTVSKTPVDVSDTLMISPSRNDDGAQYRCRAELDLGPEGPQPHPTVTSLISITVHYLPNLFQT is encoded by the exons atggtccaacgtccctgtctgctGTTTGTTGCTTTCCCAG GTAGGCCAACACATGCCTCCTCTCTTGTGCTCAACCCTCCCAGAGTGGTGGTGAGATATGGAGCTTCAGTCTCAGTCAACTGCAGCACATCATCCACAGACCATGAGGGGATGGGCTGGGAGGACACATTCCCACATAGAAGTTTTGAACAAGATGTCAACATTGTCACCTGGACTGTGGATAACCTTACTGATTGGACAATAGAACCTACATGCTACATCACTCTCATTGACAGCAAACAACCCTCAAAAGTACTTCCAGTCATTCTCTACA AGACTCCAGACAGCGTCTCCATCTCTGTTCTGAGACACTCTGGTCCCATGGTGGAGGGGACACAGTACCAGCTGCAGTGTGACATCCAGAACATCGCTCCTCTACAGAACCTGATTGTGAAGTGGTACAAAGGGAATGAACCCTTAGATAATGTAACTTACAGTACTGTCAGTAAGACACCAGTGGATGTGTCAGATACTCTGATGATTAGCCCCAGTAGAAATGATGATGGAGCTCAGTATAGATGTAGAGCAGAACTGGACCTGGGACCAGAGGGACCACAACCCCATCCTACAGTGACATCATTAATCAGCATTACTGTGCACT ACCTCCCCAACCTTTTCCAGACCTGA
- the LOC110538971 gene encoding hemicentin-1, protein MCEIIFSRIFLGFPLLLWMAGGPTHAACPIELSPLTLVVRYGDSVSVNCSTSSTDYEGMGWEATSGGTALEEVNYVIWNVENLTDWTIQPACYLTQKDGEQCMEKFPVILYKTPDSVSVSPQSHSGPMVEGTEYQLQCDIQNVAPLRSLVVRWYKGNEPVKTETFHNSTRIPVDVFSTLNITPRRFEDEVKYRCEAELDLGPKGPLASVLSSQTLHFAVYFPPQNILELRDTEVDVGSPTGLNCSSDGNPRPEYSWTYHRAPNVKLKNNDGGSLLTIEQTTGENIGTYTCHASNTLGKVFKIARVSVRGAEPVCPIKLIPESVVVKYGSPISVSCRNTTSVEEIYWTTGPEVVNDTTWSVLELLDWDIRPGCKATFQGIGRCSKPLHITVYKTPDSVSISVLRHSGPMVEGTQYQLQCDIQNIAPLQNLVVKWYKGNEPLDNVTYSTVSTTPVDVSDTLMISPSRDDDGAQYRCRAELDLGPAGPQHRVTSEPLSITVHYKPCINASRLPVRIPVFRGYPEELVCEAEGYPQPRIKWVYDPAKHVSEAGGNLTVFEAGLYNCTATNDVATSFIVVEVVLNEDYLPLIAGFVAFMVVVISVIFVFIYSIYYKNTKMGRYSLKKAKLSSTPNGNVAQNGGRDTPLPMTKLSQPNINF, encoded by the exons ATGTGTGAAATAATATTTAGTCGGATTTTTCTTGGGTTTCCGTTACTTCTCTGGATGGCAG GTGGGCCTACACATGCCGCCTGTCCTATTGAGCTCAGCCCTCTCACATTGGTGGTGAGATATGGAGACTCAGTCTCAGTCAACTGCAGCACATCATCCACAGACTATGAGGGGATGGGCTGGGAGGCCACATCAGGAGGTACAGCTTTAGAAGAGGTCAACTATGTCATCTGGAATGTGGAGAATTTGACAGACTGGACAATACAACCGGCATGCTACCTCACACAAAAAGATGGAGAGCAGTGTATGGAAAAGTTCCCTGTCATTCTATACA AGACTCCAGACAGCGTCTCCGTCTCTCCTCAGAGCCACTCTGGTCCCATGGTGGAGGGGACAGAGTACCAGCTGCAGTGTGACATCCAGAACGTCGCTCCTTTACGGAGCCTGGTTGTGAGGTGGTACAAAGGGAATGAACCTGTAAAAACTGAAACATTTCATAACTCCACGAGGATCCCAGTGGATGTGTTCTCCACGCTTAACATCACCCCCAGGAGATTTGAGGATGAAGTAAAGTACAGATGTGAGGCAGAGCTGGACCTGGGACCGAAGGGACCATTAGCTTCTGTCCTCTCATCACAGACTCTTCATTTTGCTGTTTACT TCCCACCACAGAACATTCTGGAGCTGAGGGACACAGAAGTTGATGTTGGTTCCCCTACTGGGCTGAATTGCTCCTCAGATGGGAACCCCCGGCCAGAGTACTCCTGGACTTATCACCGGGCTCCCAACGTGAAATTGAAGAACAATGATGGGGGGTCCCTACTGACCATCGAGCAGACCACAGGGGAGAACATTGGGACTTACACATGCCACGCCAGTAATACCCTGGGAAAGGTCTTTAAAATAGCCAGGGTCTCTGTCAGAG GAGCGGAGCCGGTATGTCCTATCAAACTAATCCCTGAGAGTGTGGTGGTGAAATATGGATCTCCAATCTCAGTGTCGTGCAGAAACACAACCAGTGTTGAAGAGATCTACTGGACCACAGGTCCAGAAGTTGTCAATGACACTACCTGGAGTGTTTTGGAACTCCTAGACTGGGACATAAGGCCTGGTTGTAAGGCAACCTTTCAGGGGATTGGAAGATGCAGTAAGCCTCTGCACATCACAGTATACA AGACTCCAGACAGCGTCTCCATCTCTGTTCTGAGACACTCTGGTCCCATGGTGGAGGGGACACAGTACCAGCTGCAGTGTGACATCCAGAACATCGCTCCTCTACAGAACCTGGTTGTGAAGTGGTACAAAGGGAATGAACCCTTAGATAATGTAACTTACAGTACTGTCAGTACGACACCAGTGGATGTGTCAGATACTCTGATGATCAGCCCCAGTAGAGATGATGATGGAGCTCAGTATAGATGTAGAGCAGAACTGGACCTGGGACCAGCGGGACCACAGCATAGAGTGACATCAGAACCTCTCAGCATTACTGTACACT ataAGCCATGCATCAATGCATCTCGACTGCCAGTGAGGATACCTGTGTTCAGGGGCTATCCTGAGGAGTTAGTGTGTGAGGCTGAGGGTTACCCACAGCCCAGGATAAAGTGGGTCTATGACCCAGCGAAGCATGTCAGTGAGGCGGGAGGCAACCTGACTGTCTTTGAGGCAGGGCTCTACAACTGCACCGCCACCAACGACGTGGCGACGAGCTTCATTGTGGTAGAGGTGGTTTTAAATG AGGACTACCTGCCCCTCATAGCGGGCTTCGTGGCCTTCATGGTCGTGGTCATCTCGGTCATCTTCGTCTTCATCTACTCCATCTACTACAAGAACACCAAGATGGGCCGCTACAGCCTGAAGAAGGCCAAGCTCAGCAGCACGCCCAACGGCAACGTAGCGCAGAACGGCGGCCGGGACACTCCGCTCCCGATGACTAAACTGTCTCAGCCAAACATCAACTTTTAA